The Anopheles maculipalpis chromosome 3RL, idAnoMacuDA_375_x, whole genome shotgun sequence genomic sequence AGCCATACCGTCATTTAAACTTGAAAAGCCTACGGAAAAATAAACGAGGAAATATCATTGAATCGCTAACACAAAACCGTTTTCAGTAGGTTTTTCCAATGTGATAGGTAatctatcttcttcttcttctactacttCTCCTTAGCTTAACCACCTACTAGGCCACGccaaccatcgaatggcttactagacttgccgataccattTAGATGGTTAGTCAGTCgacactacgggggaacggtcctccagatgggattttaatcccagtcctgccgtgtgagaACCGGTGCCGCTATCGCATCCTAGACCTCTCCTAAGTGATCAAAGGAAActacaattttctttcattttatgaCGTCAAAATAATTTCACTAGTAGCTACTATTACCTTCTATCATCAAGTacagaaatttcttaattcaaggtttcattttattcaaatgcaTCTTACACACTATAGAGCCTACACGTCTTAGCTTTGTTTTTGGCAGTAcgtacatatacatatacgATAAAGGTTCTGTATGAAAAGGGTCGTTTATCAGGTGTTGGGCTAATTCTATTCCAAAGACCTCATAAAAAACTGAGAAGCGTTTGTTCGTTTAATACGGGAATCAGTCCATCCTGAGAATCATTTGGCCTCAGACAGAGAATTCTACAATTGGAGAAAAATTATGCCCtacaaaacaacatcaaccacAGTCAGCGACTCGATTCGCTGACTAAATTCTACCTTTACTAAACTTACTGGAACTTACTGGCGCAGTCGCTACACGTATCTGGATGGTATAAATTTTACATACTTTATTAAGACAAATCTGCATTAAATAGCGATGTGTGTTTGATGGAATGCGTGAACGAAGAAACAAACACGACTACTATATGACACTTAAGAATACGTTTGACTTTAGCAATAATAGTTTGCTACTTGAAGTGACGAGTTTTGAGCAACGGTTTGGCATCGTGATTGATCAAAAAGGATCACTCAATACTTTTCTACGGTGATAGGATTCGCGTGACCGTTTGAGGttagtttttggtttgttgcttcTGGTTTTGGATGTGATTCACCGTTCGTGATGACTTTGGGCGGTATGTAGTAGAACCAGGCGCCGAAAAAGAATAGTATGGAACACGCCTTGCCGATCAGGGCCAGTAATAGCATATACCtagaaagggaaagagagagagaataacCATAATAATTGTGATAACATCACTTAGTACAAGCGATAACAACATCAAACAGCCTTACTTGCTCATGTACGCATTATCATAAACCAAACATGCGCCGTGATCCTCACAGCTCGATTCCTGCCACAAGATGCACGTTTCGTCGATAAGCCGTCCGAAGATCATCGGTGCTGGAATGGTACCGAGCACACGGACCTTGATCCACTGTATCCCAAGCGCAAACGAACGTTGATCGTCGTGGACACACCGGAGCGTCGCCGACAGGGCCGGCATCGTCGCCAGAAAGGTGAAGAACATCACCAAAAAGCACAGCATCACAAAGATCCACAGATGGTCACACTGCGACTGGCACATCGTATTGACCGCATCGTAACTTCCTCCACCGTACAACGGTCCCGCCTCACCGTGAAACGTCGCATTGATGCAGGTACAGTCCCGGTAAACTTTGGCATTTTCCAGATTGATTTCCTCACTGCACCCCGCATGACACGGCGAATAGTACATGACCCCATCCGCACCACAGATTGGTTCGTAGTTACGCCGGCTACAGGCACATCGGTCATTGCACGCATTGTCCAGATTCTTGGGCAGATAGTACAGATCACGTGGTTCCGTCGTGTGGGCGTAAGCGCGACTGTCAAGATTTTCGTGTGGAAAGTAGGGGGCTGTCACGCCGGCAAACGTGAGATTGGGACAGGATAGGAAAAAACACACCGTAAATAGGGCTGCAAAAATTGTTGCAAACAGACAAAACTTGATGATGCCCGAGCAGGACAGGTGAAGCTTTTTCACCAGATAGCCACCGAGGAAGGTTCCACCACCGCCGGCAGGTACCGTTATTATTCCTGCGGGATTAAAACAAGACAAgtgattaatttatttgcttcaatttATAGTTTTGTGCATGAACatgttaataacaaaaaaaataattcttaagTGCGTTGTTGAGACTAGGCTTAAGTATAAAATGTGATTTTAgaggatttttatttaattttccgtTAGAGTATTACAGCTCGATGTACATATTTTAATACATATTAGATTGAAAATGGGGGAAcatatattaaaataaataaattaagaaatgcgcttcttctaggcttaacgacatctaaggtcacgcccgccatcgaaatggcttactagactacctACATAtatactacgtagttgaaCAGTCATGGGATTTGGATTGGGTTTGAACCTTTGAATACCTTAAACCTGCCATCTTTTACAcctaaaatttttgtttcttattctGCCAAAGTCCTAGGTTTAATCGTCCAGGCCTCATTAATTTGCCTTACATCCCTAGCCCTACCTAGAGTGTTAAAACATGTTCTCTTGAGGAGTCTTAGGACTTGCACAGGAGGCCTTTCATTGAACAGTCCTCACAAGGCTTCAATGGTTGAAATCTGACAGCACCCAAGAAATGCTCTGTCTTgcgatttcttcttcttcttcttggtttaacgacctctaaggtcatgccggccatcgaaatggcttactagacctaccgataccacgtagttggttagtcagtcctcactacggggggacgatccggatgggattagaaccccggtcgtgccgtttgaagaccggcgccgctgttgcaTATACCACCGTGCCGCCCCATCTTGCGATTTATAGAGGACAATACTCGGTGTCCTTTATCAGGGAAAGAATTAAAGAATTTTGATTACCAAGAAGAAACCTTTCTTGTCAATATAGCTTGCTAAAAAAGCCACATTAACGCTCAAGGGACTCCTTCACTTTTTCCATGAATCTTTTGGAATAAATCAAGTTATAAATTAGTAATACACTAGGTAAATTAGTATAGACacataaaaatttgaaaaatgtaaccTAATTTGCAAAAGCTAGTAGTCAGTAGTATCGTAGTATCTAAATCGATCTAGTAAAGCTAGTAGTATCAAATTCGATCATTGGCACTACTCAAGCTGGGAAACAATTTCACGGTTGAAATAGGACAATGAAGTAGCTCCAAGTGATTTAACTTTTATCATGAATAAAACACATAGTCAGTATTTAATAGCTTGCAAGACAATGTAGGATTGTACGATAGACACTGGGAATCACCTCGTGAAGAAGACTTATGCTGACGGTGACTGCATTATCGACCGAAAAAACTACCAATTCCTCTAATGAGAGattgaaagaatttttaaacccATTTGAATTGTTATTTGTAATACACAGATAGTTCATTATCATCAGATGTCCATGAGTGACTCCCATGAAAACGGTCACCAAGAAGGTAGACAATTTTTGTGGAAGAGTCACATTGGGAACTTGGCAAAGAGTCGCACTTTCCCGACCACTGGGTTCATTGTTTAGATAAATAAGTCCTACAAGGATCGTTCAACAATCAAGCTCTAAACGAGCTCATCCAAATCGTCACTTCTTTGCTGATTAACAACTAGTTGAATGCTTATTTCAATCCTTGAATAAAgatcttttcaattaaaaatagttcTTTTTATGATGTTTGATTCGCTTCTTGGAGAAGGCAAAATAACATTAACTCTAGCAGGAGGAGAAGTAGCTTGCAAAATTAACAACATCAAGGTataattttactattttcatCAAGCTTTTAATATAATTTCTCTAGGATCTAGTTGTGTACTCCAACCAGGACAATAAGCGaaatgaatataaataaaaaataaaagaaaagatttttgaaacaactCAATTTTATTACGGATGTAATGTTTTGAGCGTATTAAAATGTGAAATGTCTACTAAAACCTGTGTTTTTTCTTAGCATCAAACGAGAAACATCCTTCATAATAATTAATATGATTATACTAGaaacaatattatttaaaagaaaataattcaaaaagaaaaaagaaccttCTAGAAATTTCCCAATAGCATGTACATATTCCACTCCAAAAGGGCATAAGAccttataaatttatttcaaaaaacattttcaacgaTCAACACTTACCCATCAGCAGCGCCGACCATACCGCCGTCACACTGAACTGATTCTCGATCAGCTTCGGCAGAAACACGGCAAACCCGGATATGACCAGCCCTTCGGAAGCACCGGCCAggttaaggaagaaaaacgtcGGATTGCGTAGCAACGCGAGCAGCGCACGTGGAATCTGCTTGATCTTGGTGAACGCTTCCTGGTGGCGCTCTCCATCGCCATCACCGCCACCGCGGTGAGCTTCCGACACCTTCTGCAGCTTTTCCGAACCGGGCAGGGCGGGCGGATAGGCCAGGATGGGGATGGCCAGCAGCAAACAGAACGCTGCCATAAAAACGAACCCAACCCACCAGGCACCGACCCATACCTTGCTGTGTGGCGTTAGCCCGAGACTATGGTGAGAGAGATGTGAAgtaaagaaagcaaataaaaagagaagggaaaaaacaggTAAGGTTAATAAATAGAATAATATAGTATCGTGCACGTGAGTGTTGGTGGATGCGAAGGAATGAAGCAACCGTACAAATGCGTGTTTTTCCGGCAAATCCTTATACCAGTCCCTATGCCGGATGCGGAACCCGGATATATGAGGTTAgataaaaagtgtttttaatgGCGGATGTCCTCACAGTGGCAATGTGGTCTATTTTCTCGTCCGGAAGCACATGTACATTGTTTGTGCCACGGATTCGGTAGTCACGTTGTCGTTTTTGCTCGCGTTACGATGGTTACAATCCGCCGCCGTAGTTACAACCGGGTGCAATTGTTCCGGACTGAGCGCGCGTAACGCTCGGGAACGCCGCTGCACGGAATCACTGCGTAGAGGACAATGGTGCACGACTTAAATGGCAATATTGACACCGTGTTCGTTTCCGAGCTTCCGAAACCGGCTCGACTGTGTGGCCAGCTCGTTCATAAGCTTAGTTTTATGCGCGTCCAGTCCACACACGGGAAAGCGACCATGAGGGATTttggctgtgttttttttttcttctccaaatCATACTCGAATGGGGAAAAATGGAACTCACGCGAGAAAAGACaattaaaaaatgataaatgcaCATCGCTAAGGGTGAATGTGAGGAAAGGgagaggagcaaaaaaaaaatggttatcCTGAAATTCTGTGCCCCACGAAGAATGCCATAGAAATCCACTCAGTCCGGTGGGATCAAGCTactttttcgatttttattttgcagctCGAAAACGTAAAACAGCGCGTTCGCCGGTTGTGGTGACGTGTTCATTCATTAAAATCAACTTTTCCCATGGATTACAAATGGGATTTTAGCTTGACCGAGCGCAGAATGCGTTTTGTTCATTCATTTATCGATCTATTGTGTTTGGACCAAGTCAAGTGGTCACATGAAACAAACTGGTTTTGGAAATGCACCGAATCCAGGAACGGATGCTAGGAACGCAgaggctttttttatttgaatgaagTAGGGAGTTTTCTCTCACACATGTGCAATACTTTAATTAAGAGCACAGGTGATCATCAatcatcgtgtgtgtgtgtgtgtctccacgatcgatcgattacgGTAGGCAATCCATCTTTTGCATAATCGGGAAGTCATTAAAAACAGTTTAACAAATTGTATTTTGCAGCTGAATTTGTGTCACCATTTGTCGAGGGTTAAGCGTTATTGAAGCGttgtgaaaaaagaagaaaaactgcaTTTAAAGTACCGTAAAGCATCGAAGCAGATTTTGAAATCGTGGCTATgttttagcaaaaataaaaatataacaaaactaTGTTATGTAGCGATATAGAATTAATGATAAGGTTCTAAGTCCTGGTAAGGACCTAAAAGAACAAATGTATCTTtggaatattcaaaatatcctaGACTATCTCCAACTATCTCCAccgggcggcccggtggtataggcgacaccggctccgatcttcaaacggcaggaccggggttcaaatcccatccggaccgtccccccgtagtgaggactgactaaccaactaagtggtatcggtaggtctagtaagccatttcaatggccggcatgaccttagagatcgttaagccaagaaggagaagaagaagaagactacCTCTGactattgcttaaataaaGTCAAGGGATGCCAGTAATGACAGGCTAAGACTTCCAGAGGCTGTAgagccaaagaaaaagaagcagtaTGAATTAGTTGGTACTACTTTAAACCTACAATTTGGAACTATagattcatttttgtttcttcagtAAGAAAACAAACCCTAATCTATTATAGAGATGTCAATTTTAGACTTATatgggctaaagagtaatataggccctcaagttgcacgcagcaaactcacatgcaagctctacagtcgtttgtgaacatggctgagtaggtcatattgaaaatattaaaacttatttatttatttatttacattttattattacggtccagtgccgtattgtcaacaccgttgtgttgagtagattttcacatattgataaggcatttcctccttattctttgccttatcccgggcatactcggttaaaatattaaaactattggtttataaaataaaaaaaaaacctactttAACtagttttgataaatttttagtaattcaataaactttctactcaaatcatgtttagatattattttttccgtatattgagccatttaaattaaagaatATAACTCACTATAGAATTAATTGGCTAAggagtaataaaggccctcaagttgtacgggattcatctcatgcaagcttgtgtgaaaaatcacggtagattgtgaccattatgcgtaggacataaaaacattatttaattaaatcattattaaaatgagaaaaaggaggaatgaggaaaattatttgaaattattgttaagtgtcgcaaaagctagttTATGcataagactaatttataaaaacctttcactaacttatttcatcattcaaacgagacagttcatactgtacttgaaataattctatagtgagtcatatttttttatttaagccaatatacggaaaaaatcatttttaaacatgatttgaatagaaagttgattgaattactaaaattttattaaaactagttaaaatatgattattttcggattttataaaccaatagtttaaatattttaaatatgtcctactctgccatgttcacaaacgactttggagcttgcatgtgagtttgctgcgtgcaacatgagggcctatattactctttagtcCTCTTTAGCCCTAAAGCGTTCTCCAGTTTTCCTCAGTCCACTCTGACTTCTGTTCTTTGTCAATGGCTATTTGTATTCCCTGATGTCCCGATAAATGTTATGCCATTTTGTTTGAGATATTTCTATATTTCTATTTGAGATATTTCTCCGTACAAACACACTCCACTGGCTTCTTGGATTAGACACCATAGAGGATCGACATTCCCACTTCTGGTCTTGCTTTATAGCAAGTCGCTTTTCGCATGTTCTGGATGTTCTTTCAGCCATTCCTCTTTAAACTCTAAACCGCTGTCTAGGCGAATGATCTCCCTTATACATTCCATCTCGCCATACGCGATTTGAACCATCCGAACGAACCTTTCATTAGAGCGCTCTCGGATTTCAATAGCTCGTATCACCTGTTCGACTACAATGTCCCTGGGTACCACGTTATGTCTCATATACCCGAGTCCTCGGACTTTCATCCACTTTAGCGTTCCCCGCATTTTGTAAGTTTCCTACTGTTTTTACTCACATTCccttaattaataaaaatactttGTGAAACCCAAGTGACAGACaagttaatttaaataaataaatacaaaaaaatgaataaataatctaATAAATATGCTAATAAagctaataaataataaaatgaagaaataaatatgaCGTACTTTGGCCGCACTTGCAGCTTGTGGAACAAGCAACACTGCTTAGAAACACGAGAACCAGGCTTAGCAAATTTGTCCATGGTCAAggatttatttgtaattttttttttgctagtttactattttccattttttacttCTTGTTTAGCGCCATACAAGACTTTTTAAGCTTATCGCCATCGAAAggttaaaaataaagttttgcgTGATAAAATTTGAACTTTGCAGTGCAATCGGTGCAGCTTCATTGTGCTTCTGTCACTCGCGTGAATGCTGCTGCCATCCTTGATTTTTTCGGGGGTATCCAAACACAAatagacaaataaaaaataagcaaaatatgcaaacaaaattgatgTTGTTATACAAATATTCCAACCACACAATTTAAGACCTAttcgaaacaaacaatttcactGGTTAGCACATCTACCGTTTGTGGTTTTCTGTGGCTATACAATGTGGCTAAACCacattgtgttgttgcatatACGTAAAAACATGCTTCCTTTCCGAACCTACTATGCAAAAATGCTTATTACCTTTTGCGCAGCATAACGAATTGCTTATTATGGAAATGCTTCGACACTAGCGTCGCACCATTGACGCGCCGTTGCTTCACCTGTGGCTGAAGGTTGATATATTTCCaccaacacacagcacaacatCGTCGACCGTAACACAATTTGCTCGGCAAACGGCAATGCACCGCCATAACCTGCGAAATGGCGGGCACGAGGGCACGATCGATCATTTCAACCGGCGGTGGGTGGGACGTAATCTTTTTGTCGTGAAGGAAGacatttttgctgctgttgttatgTGAGCTGAAGGTGAATTTTGCTGGTTTGTGTACATAGGAAGCAACAGGATGGTTTGTTCTTGTTTGCCCAACGGCTGTATTTGCTTGGTAAGGACATGTACGAACGTTGGAAGTATGATAGGATAAGAGCAGGGTTAAGTAGAAATGTTTTGGTGCTTTAGAAGTACAATATTTGGGTTTTCGTAAGAATAttagcaaaacatttttttggattattaaaattggcaacttttttcgctttcctgGCCTAAATTCACATCTCTTTTTAAGCAGATAGTCTTTGCCTGCAGCAATACAATTCCTGCCAACATTCGACAGGGTAGAGATGACGCCAGTCATTATTATTCCAGAAGGAAATGAACCATTTCCCCCCTATGCTGCAAACTCTCTCGTAATGAGCCCAATGATCCGCTGCCGGCATAATATCGTCACACCATATTCGTTGTGCTTCATTGGCGCACAAGTGATGCAGTTTGTTCCTTTTACTTCCAAATACTCTGGATAAATGGGGGGAGTACGTAGGCAACGTAGCCTACCGTTTCACAATTCTTTCGGATGATAAAGCCCGCTCGAATGATGGCAGATGATGCGAAACGTCCGTAATGCCGAAAAGCGCAAGATGTTACCTTGTCTGAGGTGTTATGTGCTCTAATAAATCTGTCCCATCTTCAGACGAAATGCCAAACTATAGTTGTCTCCTTCGATACATTACTATACGTCCGAAGGGGACGTGTTTGCCATTcctaccaaaaataaaacggtgCGTTCCGCAAACAACAAGAATGGACGATAAACGTTACGACCATGGTATGAAATTTTTCCAcctaatttgaatttattaataTTAGATGCAACACGTTTCATAGGATTTTGCACCGAAGCTTACCGGTCGTGTATTTTGGTGTGGTTGTTTGGACAAAACATAATCCCTTCCCAATGGCACAATTGGATACGCTTACAAAGGGTGGATGAGCGGCAGAAGTGGGTAGAGATCGACCAATATGATGGATGACAGTGCAAACCAGTAGATTAAAAGCAGATCCGTCTtcgacccttttttttctaggatcttatgaatattttgcttccttcGTACGATATCTATAGGAAAACTTACGTGCTAGCATCGACGACGAACATGTCCGTGTAGAAGAGAAGCAACTGACCACCGATGACATAGCCGGCAGCTGGTCCAACAACGGCCATTGTGTAGTAAATGCCTGCAAGCAGAGGTTTGAAGTTTGGGcgttttattaaaattgtgtAACATGCTACGgaaatagtaaataaatatttaagttAATTTTGTTCAAGTATTTTagtaatttaaacaaaatgcaGAAAACGATATTCTACGATGGCATTGCTTACACTGCTTACAATCCTCTAAGTATAGGCTATATTTCTACAACGCATCCGTGCCTTCGGTAGGTAATCCAGCACCTACCACCACGACCAAAAGCTTGCGGCAAATCTCCGGACACAAAAATGAccatggagtcaccttccaccgATTGACGATTGATCTGGAAAAAAACGTCTCCATCTACAGACTATCAACGTACCAACGATCGATGCTGATATCGAAGGTGCCGCTAGGACTGCTACTCAACTACTCTCACAGCTTGCTCAGCCTGCTCCCAGatagagactctggagcacaggTTTGCCCTGTCCTCTAGTGCTTGGAGTATATTGATGCAGGCTATAGAATCCGAGGACTTAAGATTCCCATAGAAGATGTAAAgccttttttatcaaaattggGCAAGTCGTCAATGAAAACGTAAATAAGCTTATGCCTTAAGTAAATAAGATAAGTACTGCAACGATATTCTACGAAACTTCAGGGGCTTAAGCTCTGTCAAGCGAGTACACAGAGACACAAGCTCATAGTAGATGATTAGAAGATGTTTTGTCAGATGGCCTACAATATGTTGGTTATAAAAATATTGCGTTGTATAGGTCCTAAGACACTGCCTTGTAGAACTCCGACACAAGCCGTTAAAGGTTCAAATTTTCCCAACCATGTTTCCTTTGTCCTTCACTGTCTattttcacagattttaaaattatattatacTAACTTCTGATAATGGATTGACCTAAAAATTTACTTACCTACGAATGTTTACCTTAAAGCagtcgagtttttttttctccgtctCCTAACACTCACCAAATACATCCTTTTCACTGTTCTAGGCCGACACAATAGTACTCCTCGATTTCGTACTTCAAACCttcaatcaaaaatcaatcaacccCACTGTCATGCAGTGTACAGCATTGCTTCTGTTTTTCCTACTCTTATCGCTCACTTTTGTCACTAAATAGATTTACGCTCCGACCCGACCCAAGTGCAAGTGTCCGGACGAGGGGgatgaaaacgaaacacaaatcaaatcaattgaACTGAGGAAGCTCCGGTATCGGGCACACAATCAATGCACAAAT encodes the following:
- the LOC126565815 gene encoding solute carrier organic anion transporter family member 4A1; this translates as MSTTSSWDDSVKMNNPASSATTPSGNTVQTESTKCGGSYGEPSSPVALEEGVCPPGKVAADCAGPLQRPATPPRSYHCGWFALRPRWMARFMTPKWALFWLCWAGAVQGLVVNGFINVVITTIERRFGLRSTQTGLVASGYDIASFLCLVPVSYFGGRIGASKPRWIGWGVAVMGLGAFVFALPHFLVGQYRATNSEQNVCTLTTLLTNGTGASVEALTELTGCSHSTGLPLANGGQASTSTDSENLSWNVWFFFTAQLLLGAGASPLYTLGVTYIDENVSKKMSSVYLGIYYTMAVVGPAAGYVIGGQLLLFYTDMFVVDASTLGLTPHSKVWVGAWWVGFVFMAAFCLLLAIPILAYPPALPGSEKLQKVSEAHRGGGDGDGERHQEAFTKIKQIPRALLALLRNPTFFFLNLAGASEGLVISGFAVFLPKLIENQFSVTAVWSALLMGIITVPAGGGGTFLGGYLVKKLHLSCSGIIKFCLFATIFAALFTVCFFLSCPNLTFAGVTAPYFPHENLDSRAYAHTTEPRDLYYLPKNLDNACNDRCACSRRNYEPICGADGVMYYSPCHAGCSEEINLENAKVYRDCTCINATFHGEAGPLYGGGSYDAVNTMCQSQCDHLWIFVMLCFLVMFFTFLATMPALSATLRCVHDDQRSFALGIQWIKVRVLGTIPAPMIFGRLIDETCILWQESSCEDHGACLVYDNAYMSKYMLLLALIGKACSILFFFGAWFYYIPPKVITNGESHPKPEATNQKLTSNGHANPITVEKY